The following proteins are co-located in the Rattus norvegicus strain BN/NHsdMcwi chromosome 19, GRCr8, whole genome shotgun sequence genome:
- the LOC134483233 gene encoding uncharacterized protein LOC134483233 gives MFSRLRKRFGRGNVDCGETRVKEFGLSSQSNDGQRQHFWGMWNAGRETSSPGTELSKNQAMKEKERLIKELQLITEERNDLRDRLRFLTERSMKNRPHFRPNPYYEDLERMEEAVMSILHNLEMENTEVHEKNQKLKKEITFSRNLLSQLLMENTCRKKLVPLKQESKEVHLDCALNQKYLVDFNKKDKDHQRPEPALSGLRKCKRAGIGHTAVRELPEE, from the exons atgttttcccgtcttcgcaagcgttttgggagggggaacgtcgattgtggagagactagagtgaaggagtttggcctttcgtctcaaagtaatgatggacaaagacagcacttctggggaatgtgga acgctgggagagaaacatcatcccctggcactgaactaagcaagaatcaggccatgaaggaaaaggagaggctgattaaagagctgcagctcattaccgaggagagaaatgacctgagagatcgcctgaggtttctgacagagagatccatgaagaacag gccacacttcaggccaaatccatattatgaagacctggagagaatggaggaggcggtcatgtcaattctgcacaacttagagatggagaacactgaggtccatgagaagaaccagaagctgaagaaggagattaccttctctag aaacctgctcagccagctcctgatggagaacacatgtaggaagaagttggtcccactgaagcaggagagcaaggaggtacatcttgattgtgcactgaaccagaaatatttggttgacttcaacaagaaagataaagaccatcaacggccagaaccagcattatcag gtctcagaaagtgcaagagagctggaattggacacacagcagtaagagagcttcctgaagaataa